From the genome of Aerococcus urinaehominis:
TCTCAGCATTTTCTGGGTTTCCCGTAAATTACCACCATTTATTAGACTTAATGTGGCTGCAGTATGTCTTAAACTGTGTGGCGTAATCTTGTTGGATTTTATGCCAACTGCTTCAAATGCCTTAGCAACCAGCCTGGAAATGCTTCGCGTGGTCATCCGACCGCCTTTATTACGATTACCGTGACTCGCAAACAATGGCGCTAAGTCCTGGTTAACCATTAAACCCGCAGCTTCACGGCTATTAGTATAATCACGGATAACTTCCTTGGTATGGCGCGGTAAAATCACAAAATCATCGCGTTCCCGGTGGCCTTTACCTTGGACATAAATCACCGTATTAGTTCCGCGTTTTTGAATATCGCCATAGTTAGCCCGACTCAATTCAATCGTCCGTAATCCCGTGGTTAAGGCCGTCAAAATAATGGCATAGTCACGTTTACCGGTTAAATCATCGCTTTTGGCGACCAGATAATCTAGTAATTTGTTGACATCTTCAATATCTAAGGCATCTTTAGCATGGCCATGTGGCACTGGAATTCGGCTATCAGCCTTGGCGATAATATTTTCATACAGGCCTTCACGGGCCAGCCACTTAAAGAACTGGTTGAGCATATTGCGGTAGCTCCGAATGGTCCGGTCCTTATAACGGAAATGGTCTAAGGCCTGGCGGTCAGCCTGGTTTAATTCATCTGGATCAATCTGGTTTACTAGTTGGTAAACATCTTTGGGATGATTAATTAGATCATCAAAATAACGCTCAGCATCGTGGTAAGTCGGCTGGCTGATACCATGACCAGCTAAATAATAAAGAAATGGCCGGATATTTTTTAAATAGGCCTGGCGAGTGCTAGCTTGCTTTTGCTGGAGATAATCAGCATAGGCCTGGTAAA
Proteins encoded in this window:
- a CDS encoding tyrosine-type recombinase/integrase; the encoded protein is MSQTDPHKEFNGWEFYQAYADYLQQKQASTRQAYLKNIRPFLYYLAGHGISQPTYHDAERYFDDLINHPKDVYQLVNQIDPDELNQADRQALDHFRYKDRTIRSYRNMLNQFFKWLAREGLYENIIAKADSRIPVPHGHAKDALDIEDVNKLLDYLVAKSDDLTGKRDYAIILTALTTGLRTIELSRANYGDIQKRGTNTVIYVQGKGHRERDDFVILPRHTKEVIRDYTNSREAAGLMVNQDLAPLFASHGNRNKGGRMTTRSISRLVAKAFEAVGIKSNKITPHSLRHTAATLSLINGGNLRETQKMLRHSSVRTTEIYAQDLDEDKNMSTQLVEDLIQSSRNDLEIADDLDLAGQDLV